In the genome of Spirochaetia bacterium, one region contains:
- a CDS encoding 16S rRNA (uracil(1498)-N(3))-methyltransferase, translating to MRLYVLPPSFSGEHYLTIRGNDSRYLIKVLRLKPGSKIIAKGPKGLLWQMTLKSSDKNSCSFIRRPSCRHQEW from the coding sequence ATGAGACTCTATGTCCTTCCTCCGTCTTTTTCCGGTGAACATTATCTGACGATCAGGGGAAATGACAGCCGCTATTTAATCAAGGTCCTGCGATTGAAACCAGGAAGCAAAATCATTGCAAAGGGACCAAAAGGTTTGCTATGGCAGATGACTCTCAAGTCATCCGATAAAAACAGCTGTTCTTTCATTCGTCGCCCCTCTTGCCGACATCAAGAATGGTAA
- a CDS encoding S41 family peptidase, with amino-acid sequence MDRIRKIIVVLMLLSPCLLFAGGSSSLATQQSTYSEEEKATSNVITNNFNNLEYLYRVLDQISLNPLDSKKAMDDMTKALVASIGDEYSFFVPEEDAEDYKENITGIYEGIGTYLIKYDPSMKKASDKETYMIKITSPFPGGPTERAGLRAGDLIGEIDGKPVDDLTANEASKQLRGKAGTKVELTIWRGEKSFKVTVTRAVVKTPTVEKAVIHGHIGYLIINQFTSQTSQQATEALKDILEENIDALVIDLRNNGGGDVQSCKDIADLFLDHKLIMSERYNGKVSKEPSEIYSGKGVTVPRDLPVVILVNGGTASASEILTGALRDNGRATVIGSKTFGKGIEQQVLPFNGGYLQVTIAHYYTPSGKDIHKKGIQPDIEVPEKDYDEKQLQAMMDLRNDNVLSDFIKENSDYTKENIEKFAKLHADSVLDHDTLCLLIRNEYLYEMDYSDRPVYDLDYDPVLIKAVDFLEKGTK; translated from the coding sequence ATGGACAGAATCAGAAAAATCATAGTGGTATTGATGCTTCTTTCCCCTTGTTTGCTTTTTGCAGGAGGAAGTTCTTCTCTTGCAACGCAACAGAGTACATATTCGGAAGAAGAAAAAGCAACTTCAAATGTCATAACAAACAACTTTAACAATCTGGAATACCTCTACAGGGTTTTGGATCAGATATCCTTGAATCCATTGGACAGCAAGAAGGCAATGGATGACATGACAAAAGCCCTTGTTGCCTCAATCGGAGATGAATATTCATTCTTTGTCCCTGAAGAAGATGCAGAAGACTACAAAGAAAACATCACAGGTATATATGAAGGTATCGGTACCTATCTGATAAAATATGATCCCTCCATGAAAAAGGCTTCCGACAAAGAAACCTACATGATAAAAATAACCTCGCCGTTTCCTGGAGGACCGACTGAACGTGCAGGTCTACGGGCAGGAGATCTGATTGGGGAAATAGACGGAAAACCAGTCGATGACCTTACGGCAAACGAAGCCTCAAAACAGCTCAGGGGCAAAGCAGGAACAAAGGTAGAACTTACTATCTGGAGAGGCGAAAAAAGCTTCAAGGTTACGGTAACAAGAGCTGTCGTCAAGACCCCGACTGTTGAAAAAGCCGTCATACATGGACATATTGGTTATCTCATCATAAATCAGTTTACCTCCCAGACATCCCAGCAGGCAACAGAAGCTTTGAAAGATATACTGGAAGAAAATATCGATGCCCTTGTCATCGACCTTCGGAACAATGGTGGTGGCGATGTCCAGAGTTGCAAGGACATAGCAGATCTATTCCTTGATCATAAATTGATCATGAGCGAAAGATACAATGGAAAGGTGTCAAAGGAACCCTCAGAAATCTATTCAGGAAAGGGCGTCACAGTACCAAGGGACCTGCCTGTCGTAATTTTGGTCAATGGAGGAACAGCTTCTGCTTCAGAAATTCTTACAGGCGCATTGAGAGACAATGGAAGGGCAACAGTCATCGGTTCAAAAACCTTCGGCAAAGGCATAGAGCAGCAAGTCCTGCCGTTCAATGGTGGATATCTCCAGGTTACGATAGCCCACTATTACACACCAAGCGGAAAAGACATCCATAAAAAGGGTATACAACCTGATATTGAAGTACCAGAAAAAGATTACGACGAAAAGCAACTTCAAGCAATGATGGATTTGAGAAACGACAATGTACTTTCTGATTTCATCAAGGAAAATTCCGATTATACAAAGGAAAACATTGAGAAATTTGCCAAGTTGCATGCAGATTCTGTGCTTGACCATGATACGCTTTGCCTGCTCATACGCAATGAATATCTTTACGAAATGGATTATTCCGACCGACCAGTATATGACCTGGATTATGATCCTGTCCTCATAAAAGCCGTAGATTTTCTCGAAAAAGGAACAAAATGA
- a CDS encoding cation:dicarboxylase symporter family transporter — MKSWITYLTATLMGLATTLLLGQFSQYCRLVQSITSVLIQLGGFILIPIVFITFASAVASLRKDRLGAKTAGSTFLWSLLSTIILSLAGTLVFKILPVAFPATSTAGADTGAVVNYISAVRKAVSQSLVPANPFYTLASTQSLLLPVVLTAWLLGFFLKPSNEMIRPAYVVMNSFSEVMYKLSTTFSIYGFAFVFFASSAFFSTLQSEGTVFVAGHFLLVLLILALAVMLGLLPLLFGIFTGFKDNPYRILYRSLAPLLASLFSANIFFASPITLAVSRKSLGIQKRVASSTIPINIIFSKGGSALVSSFSIIGLVYAASGTIPSIQLLLIIAMGCTVVSFISSAYLGYEVFFITYLTLKMLGIDLHEAEMTLVGILPLLCGIGTMIDSYLACLGASVTSLWLETGTQVMYEDIL; from the coding sequence ATGAAAAGCTGGATAACATATCTTACGGCAACGTTGATGGGCTTGGCCACCACACTGCTTCTAGGACAATTTTCACAGTATTGCAGATTGGTGCAATCGATAACTTCAGTCTTGATTCAATTGGGAGGATTTATTCTGATTCCAATTGTTTTCATTACTTTTGCTTCTGCTGTTGCATCACTTCGAAAAGATAGACTGGGAGCAAAAACCGCAGGTTCGACATTTTTGTGGTCGTTGCTATCAACTATAATACTGTCTTTGGCTGGTACCTTGGTTTTCAAGATTCTTCCTGTTGCTTTTCCTGCAACTTCTACTGCAGGAGCTGACACAGGGGCTGTCGTCAACTATATTTCTGCAGTACGTAAAGCTGTTTCACAATCGTTGGTCCCTGCTAATCCGTTCTATACTCTGGCTTCAACCCAAAGCCTGTTGCTTCCCGTTGTCTTGACAGCTTGGCTCCTCGGATTTTTCCTGAAGCCCTCAAATGAAATGATAAGACCAGCATATGTTGTCATGAATTCTTTCAGCGAAGTCATGTATAAATTGAGTACGACATTCAGTATCTATGGCTTTGCTTTTGTTTTCTTTGCTTCAAGTGCCTTTTTTTCCACATTGCAATCTGAAGGTACAGTTTTTGTTGCAGGACATTTTCTTCTTGTACTCCTTATATTGGCTTTAGCCGTAATGCTGGGTCTCCTTCCTTTGCTATTTGGCATTTTCACTGGGTTCAAGGATAATCCGTACCGTATCCTCTATCGGTCGTTGGCTCCTCTGCTCGCAAGTCTGTTTTCTGCTAATATTTTCTTTGCTTCTCCGATTACCCTTGCTGTATCCAGGAAAAGTCTTGGCATTCAAAAAAGAGTCGCATCTTCTACGATTCCGATAAATATTATATTTTCAAAAGGCGGAAGTGCACTGGTATCCTCTTTCAGCATCATCGGCCTTGTTTATGCAGCGTCAGGAACTATTCCTTCCATACAGCTTCTTCTAATCATTGCAATGGGATGTACTGTGGTCTCCTTCATCAGCAGTGCTTACCTCGGTTACGAAGTGTTCTTTATCACTTACCTTACGCTCAAGATGCTGGGTATAGATCTTCATGAAGCAGAAATGACACTTGTAGGTATCCTGCCATTACTGTGCGGCATCGGGACTATGATAGATTCGTATCTTGCCTGCCTTGGAGCTTCAGTAACTTCTCTTTGGCTGGAAACCGGTACACAGGTAATGTATGAGGACATTCTCTAG
- the murA gene encoding UDP-N-acetylglucosamine 1-carboxyvinyltransferase, with amino-acid sequence MYMYRIKGGKQIKGTVTISGNKNAALPCLAATLLTDEPVILENIPDVEDIRLMCALLEDLGSKIELIGHGRIRITSGKRQGKPDPLKVKAIRASILLVGPLLALQHEVELPPPGGDVIGVRRVDTHFHGFESLGASCKAQDGLLIFEAKELKGTEIFLDEASVTATENLLLCCALLEDRSVLFNCACEPHVQDLCRMLQLMGCTIDGIGSNLICITGKKQLKGCTFSIGCDYMEVGTMIGLAVATGGEVSIKGITGKHIGSVLANGFSKLGVVFERKDDELFVPSSLCRKIPTGLDGGTNKIDDAPWPGFPSDLLSILTVCATQLDGSVLMHEKMFESRMFFVDWLIRMGADIVLCDPHRAVVKGPCKLQPTAMTSPDVRAGMALVIAAACSNGVSTIDNVYQIERGYEDIVGKLRQLGVDISREPCLFG; translated from the coding sequence ATGTATATGTATAGAATCAAGGGTGGAAAACAAATCAAAGGGACAGTAACCATCAGTGGAAATAAAAATGCAGCCCTTCCTTGCCTTGCTGCGACATTGCTGACTGATGAACCTGTTATACTTGAGAATATACCTGATGTAGAAGATATCCGTCTTATGTGTGCTCTCCTTGAGGATCTCGGTTCGAAAATTGAACTAATCGGACATGGTAGGATTCGTATTACAAGTGGAAAAAGGCAAGGTAAGCCAGATCCTCTTAAAGTCAAGGCTATAAGAGCTTCTATTCTTCTTGTCGGTCCGTTGCTTGCTTTGCAACATGAAGTGGAATTACCACCACCAGGTGGAGATGTTATCGGAGTTCGTCGAGTCGATACCCATTTCCATGGATTTGAAAGCCTTGGAGCAAGCTGTAAGGCTCAGGATGGTTTGCTTATATTTGAAGCAAAAGAACTGAAGGGAACTGAAATTTTCCTTGATGAAGCTTCTGTGACTGCAACAGAAAACTTATTGCTTTGCTGTGCCTTGCTTGAAGATCGTTCGGTACTATTCAATTGTGCCTGTGAACCTCATGTACAGGATCTCTGCCGGATGCTGCAGCTGATGGGATGTACCATCGATGGGATTGGATCAAATCTCATTTGCATTACAGGAAAAAAACAATTGAAAGGATGTACCTTTTCCATCGGATGCGATTACATGGAAGTAGGGACGATGATCGGGCTTGCTGTTGCCACGGGAGGGGAAGTTTCTATAAAAGGAATTACAGGCAAGCACATCGGAAGTGTCCTTGCAAATGGTTTTTCTAAGCTTGGAGTTGTCTTTGAAAGGAAAGATGATGAGCTTTTTGTTCCTTCTTCCCTTTGCCGAAAGATTCCGACAGGTCTGGATGGTGGTACGAACAAGATAGATGACGCTCCTTGGCCAGGATTTCCTTCCGATTTGCTTTCTATCCTTACGGTCTGTGCTACACAGTTGGATGGCTCTGTCCTGATGCATGAAAAAATGTTTGAATCCCGGATGTTTTTTGTTGATTGGTTGATAAGAATGGGTGCTGATATCGTACTTTGCGATCCTCACCGTGCTGTAGTAAAGGGTCCTTGCAAACTTCAACCTACGGCCATGACAAGTCCTGATGTACGGGCTGGTATGGCTCTTGTCATAGCGGCTGCGTGCAGCAATGGAGTTTCTACGATTGACAATGTCTATCAGATTGAACGGGGATACGAAGATATTGTCGGCAAGCTTCGTCAGCTTGGTGTCGATATTTCACGAGAACCTTGTCTGTTTGGATGA
- a CDS encoding RsmE family RNA methyltransferase, giving the protein MPEENENLPNLHLFQCLCKGKKNETILRMATEIGVDSITFVQSRFCISKKDNNSERYGAIIKEAIQQSGSLKDTKLNDVIPLMELPSFWNKKGTLLFFHQKSLKGQLSLSEVLQDYPIERPLALLIGSEGGLSDDECIHLLSNGGIPILLKTNILRAETAAIYALSSVQTLLQENNKTRKI; this is encoded by the coding sequence TTGCCGGAAGAAAATGAGAATTTGCCGAATCTACATCTTTTCCAATGTCTCTGCAAAGGGAAAAAAAATGAAACCATACTTCGTATGGCAACAGAAATAGGAGTAGACTCTATTACCTTCGTGCAAAGCCGTTTTTGCATTTCAAAGAAAGATAACAATTCAGAACGTTACGGAGCAATAATAAAGGAAGCCATACAGCAATCAGGATCACTGAAGGATACAAAACTAAATGATGTAATTCCTCTGATGGAACTTCCGTCTTTCTGGAACAAAAAAGGAACTTTGCTTTTCTTCCATCAGAAAAGTCTGAAAGGTCAGCTATCGTTGAGTGAAGTACTGCAGGACTATCCGATAGAGCGCCCCTTGGCCTTGCTTATAGGGTCTGAAGGAGGGCTTTCCGATGATGAATGTATCCATTTGCTATCCAATGGAGGAATTCCGATACTTCTCAAGACAAATATATTGCGTGCAGAAACTGCTGCAATATATGCACTGAGCTCTGTCCAGACTTTGTTACAAGAAAACAACAAAACAAGAAAAATTTAA
- the gpmI gene encoding 2,3-bisphosphoglycerate-independent phosphoglycerate mutase, with product MVDALKKNGKISRKGPVVLVIMDGVGFGKYKDGDAVAASDTKHLESLFKAYPWTKLKAHGKAVGLPSDADMGNSEVGHNAMGCGRVFSQGAKLVSDSINSGKMFKEATWQKLSKNVVDHGTTLHFIGLLSDGNVHSHIDHLKKMIVQAKADGVKKVRVHALLDGRDVGEMSALDYFDPFAQFLKDLSTDGFDAKIASGGGRMVITMDRYNANWDMVKKGWETHVLGEGRLFASAHEAIETLRKETGAIDQDLPPFVIAENGKPIGTINDNDSVILFNFRGDRALEITKAFEAKDLKEFDRKRHPKVEYAGMMEYDGDLHVPHQYLVSPPAIDKTMAEYLCASGVKQFSISETQKFGHVTYFFNGNKTGKFDEKLEEYVEVPSDIVPFEQRPWMKCAEIADRVIEEVKEGKWDFIKLNFPNGDMVGHTGVFEAVECSMEAMDLQIGRMYKAVKAAGGIMVITADHGNADDMYEHGKDGKLKLKENGEPKSKTSHSLNPVPCIIVDPEYNDEYDKKLVEGLGISSIAATCMNLLGFVPPEEYDSSIVRMN from the coding sequence ATGGTAGATGCATTGAAAAAGAACGGAAAAATTTCCAGGAAAGGCCCTGTTGTCCTTGTAATCATGGATGGTGTCGGTTTCGGGAAATATAAGGATGGAGATGCCGTAGCAGCATCTGATACAAAACATCTTGAGTCATTGTTCAAGGCATATCCTTGGACAAAGCTCAAAGCTCATGGAAAAGCCGTAGGACTTCCTTCGGATGCTGATATGGGAAACAGCGAGGTCGGGCATAATGCCATGGGATGCGGACGGGTATTTTCCCAAGGAGCAAAACTGGTTTCTGATTCAATCAATTCTGGAAAGATGTTCAAGGAAGCAACGTGGCAGAAGCTTTCCAAAAATGTAGTTGATCATGGAACGACCTTGCATTTTATCGGTCTTTTGTCGGATGGTAATGTGCATTCTCATATTGACCACTTGAAGAAAATGATTGTGCAGGCAAAGGCTGACGGTGTAAAGAAAGTCCGAGTACATGCTTTACTGGATGGTCGAGATGTTGGTGAAATGAGTGCACTTGACTATTTTGATCCTTTTGCCCAGTTCCTGAAAGATCTTTCTACAGATGGTTTCGATGCCAAGATAGCATCCGGTGGCGGACGAATGGTCATTACTATGGACCGCTATAACGCAAATTGGGACATGGTAAAGAAAGGTTGGGAAACCCATGTCTTAGGAGAAGGGAGACTTTTTGCCAGTGCTCATGAGGCCATTGAAACTCTTCGTAAAGAAACCGGTGCAATAGATCAGGATTTGCCTCCATTTGTCATTGCGGAAAATGGGAAACCAATCGGAACCATCAACGACAATGATTCTGTTATCCTTTTCAATTTCAGAGGTGACCGTGCCCTTGAAATAACCAAGGCTTTTGAAGCAAAGGACTTGAAGGAATTTGATCGGAAAAGACATCCGAAAGTCGAATATGCAGGGATGATGGAATATGATGGAGACCTGCATGTTCCCCATCAGTATCTTGTTTCTCCTCCGGCCATAGACAAGACTATGGCAGAATATCTCTGTGCCAGTGGAGTGAAACAGTTCTCTATTTCTGAAACTCAGAAGTTCGGTCATGTTACTTATTTTTTCAATGGCAACAAGACTGGCAAGTTTGATGAAAAGCTTGAAGAATACGTTGAAGTCCCTTCTGATATCGTGCCGTTTGAACAACGTCCTTGGATGAAATGTGCAGAAATTGCAGACAGGGTCATAGAAGAAGTCAAAGAAGGAAAATGGGATTTTATCAAACTGAATTTTCCAAATGGTGATATGGTCGGGCATACCGGAGTGTTTGAGGCTGTCGAATGTTCCATGGAAGCAATGGATTTGCAGATCGGAAGGATGTATAAGGCAGTGAAGGCCGCAGGTGGTATCATGGTCATTACTGCAGACCATGGCAATGCAGATGATATGTATGAGCATGGCAAGGATGGAAAATTGAAGCTTAAGGAGAACGGAGAACCAAAATCAAAGACTTCCCATTCATTGAATCCCGTTCCTTGCATCATTGTTGATCCTGAGTATAACGATGAATATGACAAGAAACTTGTAGAGGGGCTTGGTATCAGCAGTATTGCTGCAACATGCATGAACCTGTTGGGTTTTGTCCCTCCTGAGGAATATGATTCATCCATTGTTCGCATGAACTGA
- the lgt gene encoding prolipoprotein diacylglyceryl transferase, with the protein MILFTTFPHWISPEILPGLPFRWYGLMYVLAFLTAYILVRKEARDGTVVLDAEQTQGLFFAGIIGLLLGARLVSVLVYDGTSFYWTHPWLIFWPFEGKHFVGLPGMSYHGGLIGAILGVMIWCHHNGKNFFEIADSIVVAVPLGYTFGRLGNFINGELWGRVTTSSLGMIFPNAIHFSTNYAWVRDIANKLSISYVQGSMVNLPRHPSQLYEAFFEGIVLFLCLWFIIKPRIKDHFPGYGLSWYIIGYGTIRFFIEYFRQPDENLGFIIKLGPADSNPALLQSFLNFSLGQIFCFAMIIAGIVLYIILNHMKEVKNNDNR; encoded by the coding sequence ATGATATTGTTTACCACTTTTCCTCACTGGATTTCTCCGGAGATTTTGCCAGGATTACCCTTCCGCTGGTATGGCTTGATGTATGTCCTGGCTTTTCTTACAGCCTATATATTGGTGAGGAAGGAAGCCCGGGATGGGACCGTTGTCTTGGATGCCGAACAGACCCAAGGATTGTTCTTTGCCGGTATCATCGGTTTGCTCTTGGGAGCTAGGCTTGTTTCTGTATTGGTATATGACGGGACTTCTTTTTATTGGACACATCCTTGGCTGATTTTTTGGCCTTTTGAGGGTAAGCATTTTGTAGGGCTTCCCGGCATGAGCTATCACGGAGGGCTTATAGGAGCAATCCTTGGCGTTATGATTTGGTGTCATCATAATGGAAAAAATTTCTTTGAAATTGCAGACAGCATCGTCGTTGCTGTTCCTTTAGGGTACACCTTCGGACGTTTGGGCAACTTTATCAACGGAGAACTTTGGGGACGGGTAACTACTTCTTCCCTCGGCATGATTTTTCCAAATGCCATTCATTTTTCTACGAACTATGCATGGGTAAGGGATATTGCGAACAAATTGTCCATTTCTTACGTCCAGGGATCAATGGTAAACCTGCCTCGTCATCCTTCCCAGTTGTATGAAGCCTTTTTTGAGGGGATTGTACTTTTCCTATGCCTTTGGTTCATTATCAAACCAAGGATTAAGGATCATTTTCCTGGTTATGGGCTGAGTTGGTATATCATAGGCTATGGTACCATAAGGTTTTTTATTGAATATTTCAGACAGCCTGATGAAAATCTGGGCTTTATTATAAAGCTTGGTCCAGCTGACAGCAATCCGGCTTTGTTGCAATCTTTCCTTAACTTCAGTCTTGGACAAATCTTTTGTTTTGCAATGATTATTGCCGGAATTGTGCTTTATATAATTCTGAACCATATGAAAGAGGTAAAAAACAATGACAATAGATGA
- a CDS encoding aminopeptidase P family protein, producing MTIDEKVKELRTLMAKEGLDAYFINGTGPHNSEYVCDRWKTRQFITGFTGSAGTVVVTADDAVLWVDSRYFIQGAHQIEGSCFHLIKEGIDNNPGPLAWLVAHLDKGAVIGISADTLMLGEMDKMQQELVGLQLRPTHDLLSPIWKDRPSVPEEKVVALPEGIAGETRAHKLQRIRQHMQERQCSWFLLPTLDDIAWTMNLRGQDIEYNPVFMAYLLIGTDSAYLFTSRKRFTSQLLENVEKEVKVLDYDSAVDAIGHIVEPGSSVLLDRNMVNTLFSSILGKVNVVDEMNVTTLMKACKNEVELEGERKAHLLDGIALINFLSSLDYSKPHYDEAELADKLNEERLKCKQCVDVSFGTIAGYQENGAMCHYRPTHEVTKKVTGSGLLVLDSGGQYEFGTTDVTRTLLFGEPTAEQKRDYTLVLKGNLALARQKFPEGTRGIQLDVLAKQYLWQEGLTFYHGTGHGVGHRLCVHEGPQRISSAMIDVALKCGMVTSDEPGLYIEGKHGIRIENLLAVKEEKKTPFGQFLGFEVLTLYPFERRLIDVGLLSDEEIAQIDTYHARVRKALKDRVEKKAVAFLLEATEPLKKTAK from the coding sequence ATGACAATAGATGAAAAAGTAAAAGAACTGAGAACGTTGATGGCAAAGGAAGGCTTGGATGCCTATTTCATCAACGGGACAGGGCCTCATAACAGTGAATATGTGTGTGATAGATGGAAAACAAGGCAATTCATCACTGGATTTACCGGTAGTGCCGGAACTGTGGTAGTTACTGCTGATGATGCTGTACTTTGGGTAGATTCCAGGTATTTTATCCAGGGTGCCCATCAGATCGAAGGTTCCTGTTTTCACTTGATCAAGGAAGGGATTGACAATAATCCGGGGCCCTTGGCCTGGTTGGTTGCACATCTGGACAAAGGTGCCGTCATCGGCATTTCGGCTGATACCCTTATGCTTGGTGAAATGGACAAGATGCAACAAGAACTTGTAGGACTGCAGTTACGTCCTACCCATGACCTTTTGTCTCCTATCTGGAAAGACAGGCCTTCTGTCCCAGAGGAAAAAGTCGTTGCACTTCCTGAAGGGATTGCCGGAGAAACGCGTGCTCATAAACTGCAGCGAATAAGGCAGCATATGCAGGAGAGGCAGTGTAGCTGGTTCCTATTGCCGACTTTGGATGATATTGCATGGACAATGAACCTAAGAGGCCAGGATATCGAGTATAATCCGGTATTTATGGCCTATCTGCTTATCGGAACTGACAGTGCATATCTATTTACGTCAAGGAAACGTTTTACTTCTCAACTTCTTGAGAATGTAGAAAAAGAAGTGAAAGTCCTGGATTATGACAGTGCTGTCGATGCAATTGGTCATATCGTTGAACCTGGTAGCAGTGTGTTGCTTGATAGAAATATGGTCAATACACTTTTCAGCTCTATCCTGGGCAAGGTCAATGTCGTTGATGAGATGAATGTCACTACCCTTATGAAAGCCTGTAAGAATGAAGTTGAGTTGGAAGGCGAAAGAAAGGCACATCTGCTTGATGGCATTGCTTTGATCAATTTTCTTTCAAGTCTGGACTACTCAAAACCTCATTATGATGAAGCAGAACTAGCTGATAAACTGAATGAAGAGCGCCTGAAATGTAAGCAGTGTGTAGATGTTTCTTTCGGTACCATTGCTGGTTATCAGGAAAATGGGGCAATGTGCCATTACCGTCCGACACATGAAGTAACCAAGAAGGTAACAGGATCGGGGTTGCTTGTATTGGATAGTGGCGGACAATATGAATTCGGTACTACAGATGTCACAAGGACATTGCTTTTTGGCGAGCCGACAGCAGAGCAGAAGAGGGATTATACTTTGGTTCTGAAAGGTAATCTTGCCCTGGCTAGGCAGAAATTTCCTGAAGGAACACGTGGAATCCAACTGGATGTACTTGCCAAGCAATACTTATGGCAGGAAGGCCTGACCTTTTACCATGGTACCGGGCATGGTGTAGGGCATCGTCTTTGCGTGCATGAAGGGCCGCAGAGAATAAGCAGTGCCATGATAGATGTAGCTTTGAAATGTGGTATGGTGACTAGTGATGAACCAGGCCTTTATATAGAAGGAAAACATGGGATCAGAATTGAGAACTTGCTTGCGGTAAAGGAAGAAAAAAAGACTCCCTTTGGCCAATTCCTTGGTTTCGAGGTCCTTACCCTTTATCCCTTTGAACGACGCCTGATAGATGTAGGTTTGCTTTCTGATGAAGAAATCGCACAGATTGATACCTATCATGCAAGGGTGAGGAAGGCTCTCAAAGATAGAGTTGAAAAGAAAGCTGTTGCATTCCTTTTGGAAGCCACAGAGCCTTTGAAGAAAACGGCAAAATAA